Proteins co-encoded in one Gossypium arboreum isolate Shixiya-1 chromosome 11, ASM2569848v2, whole genome shotgun sequence genomic window:
- the LOC108470913 gene encoding protein IQ-DOMAIN 17-like: MGKKGGTSWLTAVKRAFRSPTKDGHDKRSNRRKDEPDHQDEDEDKKREKRRWIFRKPTIQEPVIHQQKTPVKATGRNGAGAASDGATATAAEQRYDIPMAATEGAAVVQVARPTRPSNYAREHHLAAIVIQTTFRGYLARRALRALKGLVKLQALVRGHNVRKQAKLTLRCMQALVRVQARVLDQRVRLSHDGSRKSAFSDTNSVLESRYLQDISDRRSLVSREGSSIADDWDERPHTIEEVKAMLEHRKEAALKREQNLSQALSQQMRRARRSPSMGDEDEVDGRPKWLDRRTPAKPWDNRGRASTDHRDSVKTVEIDTSQPYSYLAATYKRTNSNQYHQHGPQNQRPSSPLHRAQQNAPMHHSPITPSPSKARSIQVRSSSPRCVRGDRSSVSSQTPSLRSNYHYTGRVGTHASSSGNNAATLPNYMAATESAKARIRSQSAPRQRPSTPERDRNGSARKRLSFPVPEACGVGMGYGGYGHNLRSPSFKSVTGLHFGFEQQSNYSSCYTESLGGEISPSSTSDLRRWLR, encoded by the exons ATGGGGAAGAAAGGAGGGACTTCCTGGTTGACTGCTGTGAAAAGGGCTTTTAGATCTCCGACTAAAGACGGTCATGATAAGAGAAGTAACAGAAGAAAGGATGAACCTGACCACCAAGATGAGGATGAAGACAAG AAGAGAGAGAAGCGAAGGTGGATCTTCAGGAAACCCACAATTCAAGAACCGGTGATTCATCAGCAAAAAACACCAGTGAAGGCTACAGGTCGTAATGGTGCAGGTGCAGCATCAGATGGTGCAACCGCAACGGCCGCAGAGCAAAGGTATGATATTCCTATGGCAGCAACCGAGGGTGCAGCAGTGGTACAAGTGGCTCGCCCAACTAGACCTTCAAATTATGCTAGAGAGCACCACCTTGCTGCCATTGTTATTCAGACCACTTTTAGAGGCTACCTG GCAAGGAGAGCTCTTCGTGCACTGAAAGGATTAGTGAAATTGCAAGCTTTGGTAAGAGGTCACAATGTGAGAAAGCAAGCCAAGTTGACACTCAGGTGCATGCAAGCTCTGGTTAGAGTGCAGGCTCGGGTTCTTGATCAAAGAGTGAGGCTTTCGCATGATGGAAGCAGAAAATCCGCTTTTAGCGATACCAATAGCGTATTGGAATCACGGTATCTTCAAGACATTTCAGACAGAAGATCACTAGTG TCAAGAGAAGGAAGTAGCATTGCAGATGATTGGGATGAAAGGCCACACACAATTGAGGAAGTTAAAGCTATGTTAGAACACAGGAAAGAAGCTGCTCTGAAGCGTGAACAGAACTTATCTCAAGCTTTATCTCAACAG ATGAGGAGAGCTCGTAGGAGCCCATCGATGGGTGATGAGGATGAGGTCGATGGTAGACCGAAATGGCTTGACCGTCGGACCCCTGCTAAGCCGTGGGACAACAGAGGAAGAGCTTCAACTGATCATAGAGATTCTGTTAAAACTGTTGAAATAGATACATCCCAGCCTTACTCATATTTAGCAGCTACTTATAAAAGAACAAATTCAAACCAATATCACCAGCACGGACCCCAAAACCAAAGGCCTAGTTCACCTCTACATAGAGCTCAACAGAACGCACCGATGCACCACTCTCCTATTACACCCTCTCCATCCAAAGCCCGGTCCATTCAAGTTCGGTCATCGAGCCCTCGTTGTGTTAGAGGAGATAGAAGCTCAGTTTCATCTCAAACACCAAGCTTAAGGTCCAATTACCATTACACTGGTAGGGTTGGTACTCATGCTAGCAGTAGTGGCAACAATGCTGCTACATTGCCTAATTACATGGCAGCAACTGAGTCTGCAAAGGCTAGAATCAGGTCTCAAAGTGCACCAAGGCAAAGACCATCTACACCAGAGAGGGACAGAAATGGTTCAGCAAGGAAACGGCTATCGTTTCCGGTCCCAGAGGCGTGTGGTGTGGGGATGGGTTATGGAGGTTATGGCCATAATTTGAGGAGTCCAAGTTTTAAGAGTGTAACTGGTTTACATTTTGGATTCGAACAACAGTCTAACTATTCTTCTTGCTATACTGAAAGCCTTGGCGGTGAAATCTCCCCATCTTCAACTAGTGATCTTAGAAGGTGGTTGAGGTGA
- the LOC108472571 gene encoding NAC domain-containing protein 43, translating to MPENMSISVNGQSQVPPGFRFHPTEEELLQYYLRKKVSYEKIDLDVIRDVDLNKLEPWDIQESCKIGTTPQNDWYFFSHKDKKYPTGTRTNRATAAGFWKATGRDKVIYSNCRRIGMRKTLVFYKGRAPHGQKSDWIMHEYRLDDNIVETTVSNAMGEGTQEEGWVVCRIFKKKNHHKTLDNPNSSSLGSESRNHMLSACNEGELEQILEHMRRNCNEEGVANNSWRLMRPIETAISNSYPDSFMKLPSLESPNSTSSQNCYQPMIVDNEGSITNQMSGDPNSRLTNWAALDRLVASQLNGQTETSRQLACFNDHSISMGYSNPSADHHHHDLQSPALRYNRSYNGTQDYNSEMDLWSLTRSSSSSDPLCHVVNASV from the exons ATGCCGGAAAATATGAGCATATCTGTAAATGGACAATCCCAAGTCCCTCCCGGTTTCCGATTTCATCCCACCGAAGAGGAGCTCTTACAATACTATCTCAGAAAGAAGGTTTCATATGAGAAAATAGATTTAGATGTAATTCGGGATGTTGATCTTAATAAGCTCGAGCCCTGGGATATCCAag AGAGCTGCAAAATTGGAACTACTCCTCAGAACGATTGGTACTTTTTCAGCCACAAAGACAAAAAGTATCCAACCGGGACTCGCACGAACCGTGCCACGGCTGCTGGCTTTTGGAAAGCGACCGGCCGAGACAAGGTGATATATAGCAACTGCCGGCGGATCGGAATGAGGAAGACTTTGGTGTTCTACAAAGGGAGAGCCCCTCATGGCCAAAAATCTGATTGGATCATGCACGAATACAGGCTAGATGATAACATCGTTGAAACGACT GTGTCCAATGCTATGGGGGAGGGGACACAAGAAGAAGGATGGGTGGTATGTCGTATCTTCAAGAAGAAAAATCACCACAAAACCCTGGATAACCCCAATAGCTCATCTCTCGGTTCAGAGAGCAGGAACCATATGTTGAGTGCATGCAACGAAGGAGAGTTGGAGCAGATACTGGAACACATGCGAAGGAATTGCAATGAAGAGGGTGTAGCAAACAACAGTTGGAGATTGATGAGGCCAATCGAGACAGCCATCAGCAATAGCTACCCAGACTCATTCATGAAACTCCCAAGCCTCGAGAGCCCCAACTCCACCAGTAGCCAGAACTGTTACCAACCCATGATAGTAGACAATGAAGGGTCAATCACAAATCAGATGAGTGGTGATCCCAACTCAAGGCTCACAAACTGGGCAGCACTTGACCGGCTTGTCGCATCCCAGCTCAACGGCCAAACCGAGACATCTAGGCAATTAGCATGCTTCAATGACCACTCCATCTCCATGGGCTACAGCAACCCCAGTGCTGATCATCATCATCATGATCTCCAATCACCAGCCCTTCGATACAACAGGTCTTACAATGGAACTCAGGATTATAACAGCGAAATGGACCTCTGGAGTCTCACCAGATCATCCTCATCGTCCGACCCATTGTGCCACGTGGTGAATGCTAGTGTATAA